A region of the Microbacterium sp. SL75 genome:
CTGGGCGGTGTTCACCGATCCGCGTCAGCTCGAGCGGTTCTGGGGTCCTCCCGGGTGGCCCGCGACCTTCGCATCGTTCGACTGCGCGGTGGGTGGCCGGGCGCGCTACGCCATGGCCAGCGCCACCGGCGAGGTCGCGCGAGGGAGCTGGGAGTTCCTCGCCATCGATGCGCCGCGGGGCTTCGAGGTGATCGACTCCTTCGTCGACGAGAACGGCGACCCCATCGACGGCATGCCCGCCATGCGCATGACCTTCTCGTTCGACGAGACCGCGACCGGGTCGCGGCTGACGAACGTCACGTACTTCGACTCCGAAGAGGCGCTCGAGCAGCTCACTGCGATGGGCGCGGTCGAGGGCTCGACGCTCGCGATGAACCAGCTCGACGCCGTGGTGCAGGATCTGCGCGCATTCGCTCAGGGCAAGGGCACACAGCTCGAGATCCTCGACGACCGGCACGTGCGCATCACGCGTCTGATCGACGGGCCGCGTGAGCTCGTCTGGCGCGCGCACGTCGACCCCGACCTGATGCGACAGTGGATGCTCGGCCCCGACGGCTGGCGCATGACGCACCGCGAGGTCGACCAGCGTGAGGGCGGCACGTACCGGATCGCGTGGGAGCCCGAGCCCGGCGCCGAGGGAGAGCCCTTCGGCTTCGACGGCGAGATCCTGCTCCTCGACGAGCCCCGCCGCGTGGTGCAGACGGAGCACATGACCGGCACCGATTACCCCGCGACGATCAATGACTTGTCGCTGTACGAAGAGGACGGCGCGACCCTGGTGACCCTGCTGATCGAGTATCCGGATGCCGAGACCCGCGACGCCGTGCTGGCCACGGGCATGGTGGACGGGATGGAGCAGAGCTTTCAGCGGATGGAGCGGGTCATCCTCGGGTGATCGGCGCGCGACGCCTGCAGATCGGCGGGTGGCCCCGAGAGAGGCCCTAGTGGTGCGGGGGTGAGTCTCCCGCGCACCGAAGCTCGCAGAACCGCGCGAATCTCGCAGGATCCGGGAGGAAGGCTGCGAGGAAGGGCCGGCTCTGCGCGCTCCGGTGCGGGTGATCAGCTCGTGATGTACCCGTTCGGGTTCAGCACGTACTTGCGCGGGGCGCCCTTGTCGAAGTCGGCGTAGCCCTGTGGGGCGTCGTCGAGGCTGATGGGCGTGGCGTTGACGGCTTTCGCGATCTGTACCTTGTCGTGCAGGATCGCCATCATCAGCTGCCGGTTGTACTTCATCACCGGGCACTGACCGGTCGTGAACGACAGCGACTTCGCCCAGCCGAGGCCGAGTCGCAGCGACAGCGAACCGACCTTCGCGGCCTCGTCGACCCCGCCCGGGTCGCCGGTCACGTACAGACCCGGGATGCCGACCCCGCCGCCCGCCGCGGTCACGGTGAACAGCGAGTTGAGCACCGTCGCCGGGGCCTCGTGGCCCGCGTCGGACCCGTGGCCGCGTGCCTCGAAGCCGACCGCGTCGACCGCGGCATCCACTTCGGGGACTCCGAGGATCTGCTCGATCTGTTCTCCGGGGTCGCCCTTCGACACGTCGACGCTCTCGAACCCGAGCGAGCGCACCTGCGCCAGGCGCTCCGGGTTGAGGTCGCCGACGAGCACCGCGGCCGCGCCCAGCAGCTGCGCGCCGACGGCGGCGGCGATGCCCACCGGTCCCGCACCGGCGATGTACACCGTCGATCCGGGGCGGACGCCCGCGGTGTACGCGCCGTGGAAGCCCGTGGGGAAGATGTCGGACAGCATCGTGAGGTCGAGGATCTTCTCCAGCGCCTGCTCGCGGTCGGGGAACACCAGCAGGTTCCAATCGGCGTAGGGCACGAGCACGTACTCGGCCTGTCCGCCGACCCAGCCGCCCATGTCGACGTAGCCGTAGGCGCTGCCGGGGCGGTCGGGGTTCACGTTCAGGCAGATGCCGGTCTTGCCCTCCTTGCAGTTGCGGCAGCGGCCGCACGCGATGTTGAAGGGGACCGAGACGATGTCGCCGACCTTGACGAACTCGACGTCGGGTCCGACCTCGATCACCTCACCGGTGATCTCGTGACCGAGCACGAGGCCGGCCGGAGCCGTGGTGCGCCCGCGCACCATGTGCTGGTCGGAGCCGCAGATGTTGGTGGAGACGGTGCGCAGGATCGCACCGTGGGGGACCTTGCGGCCCACATTCGCCGGGTTGACGCCCGGTCCGTCCTTCAGTTCGAACTCGGGGTAGGGAGTGTCGATGACTTCCACGACACCGGGCTCTTTGTACGCCACTGCCTTGTTGCCGGACATCTTCGTCCTCTCCGGCCGGGTCGTCCCGGCCTGATCGTGTCCCGCGGTGCGGGGGCCGCGGCCCCGTCCGACGCGGCACTACCGGGTTCGGCGGTGAGAGACGCGAAGGATGCCCTCAGCCAAGACGTGGACGCCGGACGCGTCAAGGGATGGCGCGAGAAGCCGCCCGGTGCATCATGCGGCCGATGGTCGTTCGGTCAGGACGAGGGTGCCGCCCGCCGGACGGCCTCGCGGATGCGCTCCTCGACCTCGTCCGTCACCTCGACCACGGCGAACGAGACCGGCCACATCGGACCGTCGTCGAGCTGAGCGCTGTCGTCGAAGCTGACCGTTCCATATCGCGTCTTGAACTTCGAGGCCGGCTGGTAGAACACCACGACCTTCCCGTCCTTGGCATAGGCGGGGAAGCCGTAGAAGGTCTTGGGGTTCAGGTACCCCGCCTCTTCGAGCACGATCACGTGCAGGCGCTCCG
Encoded here:
- the fdhA gene encoding formaldehyde dehydrogenase, glutathione-independent encodes the protein MSGNKAVAYKEPGVVEVIDTPYPEFELKDGPGVNPANVGRKVPHGAILRTVSTNICGSDQHMVRGRTTAPAGLVLGHEITGEVIEVGPDVEFVKVGDIVSVPFNIACGRCRNCKEGKTGICLNVNPDRPGSAYGYVDMGGWVGGQAEYVLVPYADWNLLVFPDREQALEKILDLTMLSDIFPTGFHGAYTAGVRPGSTVYIAGAGPVGIAAAVGAQLLGAAAVLVGDLNPERLAQVRSLGFESVDVSKGDPGEQIEQILGVPEVDAAVDAVGFEARGHGSDAGHEAPATVLNSLFTVTAAGGGVGIPGLYVTGDPGGVDEAAKVGSLSLRLGLGWAKSLSFTTGQCPVMKYNRQLMMAILHDKVQIAKAVNATPISLDDAPQGYADFDKGAPRKYVLNPNGYITS
- a CDS encoding SRPBCC family protein; the protein is MPVTSVESDAAALTMTLIADFAVGVERLWAVFTDPRQLERFWGPPGWPATFASFDCAVGGRARYAMASATGEVARGSWEFLAIDAPRGFEVIDSFVDENGDPIDGMPAMRMTFSFDETATGSRLTNVTYFDSEEALEQLTAMGAVEGSTLAMNQLDAVVQDLRAFAQGKGTQLEILDDRHVRITRLIDGPRELVWRAHVDPDLMRQWMLGPDGWRMTHREVDQREGGTYRIAWEPEPGAEGEPFGFDGEILLLDEPRRVVQTEHMTGTDYPATINDLSLYEEDGATLVTLLIEYPDAETRDAVLATGMVDGMEQSFQRMERVILG